One window from the genome of Microbulbifer pacificus encodes:
- a CDS encoding PhzF family phenazine biosynthesis protein has translation MQLPIYQADAFTSELFKGNPAAYVPLSHWLDDQLMQQIAAENNLAETAFTVPADNGFELRWFSPTEEVPLCGHATLVTAHLLWTELGFTDDTIHFYTRSGELMVRRANGLLALDFPAQKNSEIPLAESYAQALGATPVRALEITGSNQQLLLEFTSADTVAGLAPDMRAVKNLPYKGVICTAPGDGFDCDFVSRFFAPAIGIDEDPVTGSAHTRLVPFWAQKLGKTILKAKQVSPRGGELECELNGDRVIMRGRAVTYLKGQINL, from the coding sequence ATGCAACTGCCCATTTACCAGGCCGACGCCTTCACCTCCGAACTGTTCAAGGGCAACCCCGCCGCCTACGTTCCGCTCAGCCACTGGCTCGACGATCAGCTGATGCAACAGATCGCCGCGGAAAACAATCTCGCGGAAACCGCGTTTACCGTCCCCGCCGACAACGGCTTCGAACTGCGTTGGTTCTCCCCCACCGAAGAAGTGCCTCTGTGCGGCCATGCCACCCTCGTCACCGCGCATCTGCTGTGGACGGAGCTGGGGTTCACCGACGACACCATTCACTTTTACACCCGCAGCGGCGAGCTGATGGTGCGTCGGGCAAACGGGTTGCTGGCGCTGGACTTTCCCGCGCAGAAAAACAGTGAAATTCCCTTAGCCGAAAGCTATGCACAAGCTCTGGGCGCGACACCTGTGCGAGCGCTGGAAATCACCGGTTCCAATCAGCAGCTGCTGCTGGAGTTCACCTCCGCCGACACCGTCGCCGGTCTTGCTCCCGACATGCGCGCGGTAAAAAACCTCCCCTACAAAGGCGTGATCTGCACCGCCCCCGGAGATGGCTTCGACTGCGACTTCGTCAGTCGCTTCTTCGCCCCGGCCATCGGTATCGACGAAGACCCGGTGACGGGCTCCGCGCATACCCGGCTGGTACCGTTCTGGGCGCAGAAACTCGGCAAGACGATATTGAAAGCGAAACAGGTTTCACCGCGGGGTGGTGAGCTGGAGTGCGAATTGAATGGTGACAGGGTGATCATGCGCGGCCGCGCGGTGACGTACCTCAAAGGACAAATCAACCTCTAA
- a CDS encoding DUF6314 family protein: protein MDFRSLAALAQLIERLKNVHAFSFTASNGPGSQTNWRGHGRGEVEVTSFGAHILFAERAAFTDVDGHRIDLQNTYRWTRCLDAVRLEHLRREAPVLLFNLVPVTEHGFRHQSPHLCGEDTYTADLILHADEIELIWQIHGPRKNEQLHYHYW, encoded by the coding sequence ATGGATTTCAGATCCCTGGCGGCGTTGGCGCAGCTTATTGAGCGTTTGAAGAACGTGCACGCGTTCAGCTTTACTGCCAGCAATGGTCCGGGTTCACAGACCAACTGGCGCGGGCACGGTCGCGGTGAGGTGGAGGTTACCAGTTTTGGTGCGCATATTCTGTTTGCGGAGCGCGCGGCATTTACCGATGTTGATGGCCACAGGATTGATCTGCAGAACACCTACCGCTGGACCCGCTGTCTCGATGCTGTGCGGTTGGAGCATCTGCGTCGGGAGGCGCCGGTGTTACTGTTCAATCTGGTGCCCGTCACCGAGCACGGGTTTCGTCACCAGTCGCCGCATTTGTGTGGGGAGGACACCTACACCGCGGATTTGATTCTTCATGCGGATGAGATTGAACTGATCTGGCAGATCCATGGGCCGCGGAAAAACGAACAGCTTCACTACCATTACTGGTAG